GGTGCCTGCGCCGGCGCACCAGCACGGTGCAGGCCAGCACCGCGAGCAGCAGCGTGTGGACGGGCAGGTCGCGCTTGCCGAAGCCGGGGCCGCCGTCCGGTGGGCGCGCCACGGTCACGGACGCGCACAGCATCGCCACCAGGACGCCCACGGCGAGCAGCGCGTCGAACGCGCGGGGGTGGGTCCGCAGCCAGTGGACGGCGCGGACCGGATGCGGAGAGGTCACGGCCTCGCGGCTTCGTCTCGGTCTTCCGGCTCGGGTCGGTCCCGGGTCACTCCCGGGTGTCAGTCCGGGATCAGCCCGTCCTCGGTGAGCATCGCGCGGACCTCGTCGATGGACGCCTCGGGCGACGGCAGGATCAGCTCCGACGGTTCGAGCGCGTCGTCCGGCAGCGGGGTGCCCATCGTCCTGACCGCTTCGAGCAGGGCACCGAGGGTCCTGCGGAAGCCGTCCCCGTCGCCCGACTCCACCTCCGCCATCAACTCGTCGTCGAGCGCGTTGAGCGTGGGGAAGTGGCTGTCGTCGAGCTTCACCTGCCCTTCCCCCATGATCCGAACGATCACGATGCCCTCCAGGAACTCACTGCTTGTCGAACTTGGGGGATTCCTGCGTCTGGGTCTCGGGCTGGGCACCCGCGCTGTTGCCGCCCTCCAGGGCCTGCCGCCCCGAGGAGGTGCCGCCGGCCAGCTCCGCCTTCATCCGCTCCAGCTCGAACTCTACGTCCGAGTTGCCCGAGATGCGGTCCAGCTCGGCGGTGAGGTCGTCCTTGGAGGTCCCGGTCGGGTCGTCGAGCGCGCCCGAGGCGAGCAGCTCGTCGATGGCTCCGGCGCGGGCCTGCATCTGGGCGGTCTTGTCCTCCGCCCGCTGGATGGCCATGCCGACGTCGCCCATCTCCTCGGAGATGCCGGAGAACGCCTCGCCGATGCGGGTCTGCGCCTGGGCGGCCGTGTAGGTCGCCTTGATCGTCTCCTTGCGGGTGCGGAACGCGTCCACCTTCGCCTGGAGCCGCTGGGCCGCGAGGGTGAGCTTCTCCTCCTCGGACTGGAGCGTCGCGTGCTGCTGCTGGAGGTCGCTCACCTGCTGCTGCAACGCCGCGCGCCGGGTCAGGGCCTCGCGGGCCAGGTCCTCGCGCCCCAGGGCCAGCGCCTTCTTGCCCTGGTCCTCCAGCTTGGAGGACTGGCCGTTGAGCTGGTTGAGCTGGAGTTCGAGCCGCTTGCGTGACGTGGCGACGTCCGCGACCCCGCGCCTGACCTTCTGGAGCAGCTCAAGCTGCTTCTGGTACGAGTAGTCCAGCGTCTCGCGCGGGTCCTCGGCCCGGTCCAGGGCCTTGTTGGCCTTCGCGCGGAAGATCATCCCCATCCGCTTCATGACACCGCTCATGGGCTTCGCGCGCCCCCTTCATGACGGCTCGAACCTCTGGCCATACTGCTGCTGATCCCCTACTACCCTACGGGGCCCTTATCCATTAGCGCACTG
Above is a genomic segment from Streptomyces marincola containing:
- the pspAA gene encoding PspA-associated protein PspAA, with the protein product MIVRIMGEGQVKLDDSHFPTLNALDDELMAEVESGDGDGFRRTLGALLEAVRTMGTPLPDDALEPSELILPSPEASIDEVRAMLTEDGLIPD
- a CDS encoding PspA/IM30 family protein, with the translated sequence MKRMGMIFRAKANKALDRAEDPRETLDYSYQKQLELLQKVRRGVADVATSRKRLELQLNQLNGQSSKLEDQGKKALALGREDLAREALTRRAALQQQVSDLQQQHATLQSEEEKLTLAAQRLQAKVDAFRTRKETIKATYTAAQAQTRIGEAFSGISEEMGDVGMAIQRAEDKTAQMQARAGAIDELLASGALDDPTGTSKDDLTAELDRISGNSDVEFELERMKAELAGGTSSGRQALEGGNSAGAQPETQTQESPKFDKQ